From the genome of Malus domestica chromosome 04, GDT2T_hap1, one region includes:
- the LOC103434223 gene encoding bifunctional TH2 protein, mitochondrial-like has translation MRRLFPPNPIKTPTLFNSLRLRLNSLRSHCANSMALPPPKSAMASAVVDNEVGLARRFWIKFNRESIFAMYTPFSLCLASGNLKIETFRNYIAQDVHFLKAFAHAYELAEDCADDDDAKPVISELRKAVRQELKMHDSFVKGWGLQGAKEAPINSAAVKYTDFLLATASGKVEGVKGPGKLATPFERTKVAAYTLGAMTPCMRLYAFLGKEFKALLDPNEGSHPYLKWIDNYSSESFQASAVQTEELLDKLSVSLTGEELDIIEKLYHQAMKLEIEFFSAQPLVQPTVVPLIKEHNPAEDRLVIFSDFDLTCTIVDSSAILAEIAIVTAPKSDQKSDQHQPENHIARMSSADLRNTWGLLSRQYTEEYEQCIESIVPTEKAVFDYEKLHKALEKLSDFERKANNRVTKSGVLKGLNLEDIKRAGERLILQDGCINFFQKIVKSENLNTNVHVLSYCWCGDLIRSAFSSGGLPELNVHANEFTFKESISTGDIVKKVESPINKVQSFKEILKNCSNDRKNLTVYIGDSVGDLLCLLEADIGIVIGSSSSLRRVATQFGVSFVPLFAGLVKKQKECTDGRSSNWKGLTGILYTVNSWAEIHAFILGC, from the exons ATGCGCAGACTCTTCCCTCCAAACCCAATCAAAACCCCAACTCTCTTCAACTCCCTCCGTCTGCGATTGAACTCGCTCCGATCCCACTGTGCCAACTCAATGGCCTTACCTCCGCCGAAGTCAGCCATGGCTTCCGCCGTCGTCGACAACGAGGTGGGTCTCGCCCGCCGCTTCTGGATCAAGTTCAACCGAGAATCGATTTTCGCTATGTACACTCCCTTCTCGCTCTGTTTGGCTTCTGGGAATCTCAAGATTGAAACTTTCCGCAATTATATTGCCCAAGATGTTCACTTTCTCAAGGCCTTCGCTCACGC GTATGAATTGGCAGAAGATTGTGCAGACGATGATGATGCAAAGcctgtgatttctgagttgagGAAGGCAGTTCGGCAGGAGCTGAAAATGCATGATTCATTTGTGAAG GGATGGGGTTTACAGGGTGCTAAAGAGGCCCCTATCAACTCTGCTGCCGTGAAGTACACAGATTTCTTATTGGCAACAGCCTCTGGAAAAGTTGAAGGAGTCAAGGGTCCTGGTAAACTTGCAACTCCATTTGAAAGAACCAAAGTTGCTGCTTACACCCTTGGCGCTATGACTCCTTGCATGAGACTGTATGCCTTTCTTGGTAAAGAGTTCAAGGCCCTTCTAGATCCCAATGAAGGCAGTCACCCGTACTTGAAGTGGATTGACAATTATTCTTCTGAAAGTTTTCAG GCATCAGCTGTACAAACCGAAGAGTTGCTCGATAAACTAAGTGTCTCTTTGACAGGCGAGGAACTTGACATAATCGAAAAGCTTTATCACCAAGCAATGAAACTTGAAATAGAGTTCTTCTCTGCTCAGCCCCTTGTTCAGCCAACTGTAGTTCCTCTGATCAAAGAGCATAACCCTGCAGAAGATCGGCTCGTgatattttctgattttgactTGACTTGTACGATCGTCGATTCATCTGCCATTTTGGCTGAAATTGCAATAGTAACAGCACCAAAATCTGATCAAAAATCTGATCAACATCAGCCCGAAAATCATATTGCTCGGATGTCATCAGCTGATCTCAGGAATACATGGGGTCTTCTTTCCAGGCAGTACACAGAAGAGTATGAGCAATGCATAGAAAGCATCGTTCCCACTGAAAAAG CGGTGTTTGACTATGAAAAGTTGCATAAAGCACTAGAGAAACTTTCAGATTTTGAGAGGAAGGCAAACAATAGAGTTACAAAGTCAGGAGTACTCAAGGGTCTTAATCTCGAAGATATAAAAAGAGCTGGTGAACGTCTCATTCTTCAAGATGGTTGTATTAATTTCTTCCAGAAAATTGTCaagagtgaaaacttgaatacAAATGTTCATGTTCTTTCGTACTGTTGGTGTGGTGATCTCATAAGGTCGGCCTTTTCATCAG GTGGTTTACCCGAGCTGAATGTGCATGCAAATGAGTTTACTTTTAAGGAATCCATATCCACAGGTGACATTGTTAAGAAGGTGGAGTCTCCTATTAACAAGGTTcaatctttcaaagaaatattgaaaaattgcaGCAATGACAGAAAGAACTTGACCGTTTACATAGGAGACTCGGTGGGTGATTTACTGTGTCTGCTGGAGGCAGATATTGGTATCGTAATTGGGTCGAGTTCAAGCCTTAGGAGAGTGGCGACTCAGTTTGGGGTATCTTTTGTTCCTTTGTTTGCGGGTTTAGTTAAGAAACAGAAAGAATGCACAGATGGAAGGTCTTCTAATTGGAAAGGGTTAACCGGTATTCTTTACACAGTGAATAGTTGGGCGGAAATACATGCCTTCATTTTGGGTTGTTAg